Part of the Vigna unguiculata cultivar IT97K-499-35 chromosome 3, ASM411807v1, whole genome shotgun sequence genome, ATTAGTTTTCTGTGATCATGGTGGTGACGGtcatcataataaaaaagaCAAGAGTAAAACAATAAATGTGCCTTCACGTTTAAGGCTTAAACTATAGGTGAACATAACCAAAATGACAAGAAGTGCAGTAGACGCGTACATGAactcataattttaaaattttatgaaaagaaGGACTAAAATTGAGACCTTTCATCGTCGGAATCCTCGATATCATTGTCTGAATCAGCTGATGTAATGGTTACATCGGGCTTAAGTGAAGCAGATTTAAGTAATGGAGGCATAACAAACTCCATGTAAGGAAGAAAATCTTGTCCTAGACATTTGCAGAGTCTCGCCCATGCCTGTAACAAATTAAAGTAATTAGACCAAACATAGTCCAATAGGCACTTCATGCATATGctatataaataatacaaaaaacatACCTGTAGCATGTAACTTGTTGTTGGATCATCGGTCTCCAGTTGAGATACTTGAAGGGACATGAGAACTTCCATAACCTTTGGCACATATAGAATATTAAAATCATGAGATCTAGCTGAACATATAGAGAAGGCAGTGTTTAAAGAAGTTTCCGAGGCACCTAACTTCCTATCCCCCCCCCCCCAATTCTAGACCAACTATTTTCCAAATAATGATAAGCagtataaaatatgaatatacaAAACCAACCATACATCCTtgtaaatcaaaattttaaataagtttgacTGAGCATAAAAATAAAGTAGCAAGAAACACCTACCTGCTTAGCATCTGCCCTAAACTTCTCCTTCCCAACAGCCATTCCAACCAAACTGATACACTCCATGGACTTAGCACGAAGCATCCGGTTAGATTTGTCGGTTGCATTAATCAATATAGCCTTCAGATAAGGCATTACAGCATCGTAATATTTTTGGAAGTGCTCCTAAGAAAGACCATTGTATTAAATGAGTAATCCAAAGAagagaaataattataaatgtcaATTGAATAAATAAGTTCCCAAAGTACCTGAGAAGAATCAGCAACTGATGCCAAAGCAGTTAAGGCACCTTCCTGCACCATCTGCTTACCATTCTGAAACATGTATAGAACATCCAAAATTAAGGGAAAATTCAATCATATGATAATTCGGTAAAATGGcaataataacattaacataCCTGAAGAAGTACAAGCAGTTTGCTGACTATTCCATCTAAGTATGGCGTTAAGATATCAGGTGTGCAGTTCTCACTGAAGTTGAGAACTGCAGAAGCAGCATGTGCCTGTGTAAACAATATTTTGAGAATAATTACACTAGAAAGCCTATTTAATTAACTTCACTTACAAATCACTCAATGACTAAAGGATAAGAGAAACAAATCATACACATTGCATACAATTGCAGTATATCAAAATGAATCATATCTGTATAAACTTAACTCgcataaagtaaaaaaattgcaattattGTTTACAATATATATTGTAAACAATCAATGCTGAATAATATCCACTGAAAGAATcagaaaattttcatttctaaCACATTGAGCAAAAATTAagcaataataaagaaaataaagtagaTAAAAGGCCAGCTGACCTGTACACGAGGATTCTGAAAATCATCCATTGCACCAGCTAACGCTGGCAACACTCCTTGATGATATTTAACTTGCAAATCCGGACCCAAATCAGTAGATAGTTGTCCAATTGCATTAATGGCTGCCCACCTTACACGGGGGTGTTGGTCAGGAAAGGAGTTTAACACCATGGCCACCACTTGCTCCAAATTTTTTATCATCACCTGTATCaaataaaaggagaaaattaaaatcacaagTGACACACACTCACCCGAACACAAATATACTTGCACAATAATAAATTGTTCATCATAATCAACTACAACTAACACAAACGTAATTATTGCAACAGAGCAGACATCTCCAATCAATACCTTCGAGCAGCCTTCAGCTATCTGAGCAAGTGCTATAAGTGCAGCATGGCGTTTTTGCCATTCCGGAGCAGCCAAGTAAGCAGGCAACTGTTCAGATGCAACCGGAACAATGGTGTTTCCACCCAAAGATATAGAGAGCCTATCCAAGCACTCTTGCCCTACACTGTAATTACTGGTTTCACCAGCATCCTCATCCTCTGTCTCGGCACTGTGCCACGCAGGATCATCCTCGATATCAAGAAGCATCTTCATGAGTATTGCAAACAACCTACTAATAAACTGCGGCAACTTCCTCATCATCCCAGGGGCACGCTCCCTTGCCTCTGCGAGTGTAATCACAAACTCAATCGCCAAATGCCGAGTTCCCTCCTCTAAGGACTCAGCCTCGGCAATCTGCAACATGGCGCCAACGACATCCACAAGCTGCCGCCGCAAAAACCTTGGCTCAGTGCCGGCGAGCTCGATGAGAAGCTCGAGCGCCTCTTGAGCGGTGGCCTCCTGGCCAGAATTAAGTGCCTCTGTCAAAGTGCGCATCATCGCAGGCAGCAGGTCCTGGAACCGGTCACGATCAGCGGAACCGGAGAGGCACTGAATGAAATTGATAACGGCGTTAAGCGCAGCAATTCGGACATCAGGATTAACGGAGGGATTGGTGAGGCACTGTAGGAAGATATCGTGGAGGTGCTTGATGTGAGGAGTGAGGGAATCCCCGATGTACTGCGACAGCTGAGCGAAGATTAAGAACGCAGATTCCTGAAGCTTAGGGGAATCGGAAGACACGCACTGGAACATGAAAGGGAGAAGCTCCGGCCAATCGTTATCCGGTAGAATTCCAGAGGCGAGTTCGGAGATGGTATCGCAAAGTTTCTTGGAGATTGATTTGGAGTTCTCAGTTTGAATCGAGGAGAGGAGGAGCGATTTAAGGGAGGACTGCGTCTGTGGAGAGAGGCGCGGCCAGAGGTAGGAGTCGTCGCGAGTGAGCTGCTTCCGGAGGAGGATTGCGGACATGGCACGCCCCTCGTGGTGCGGCGATGAGTGGAGGAGGTGCGCGAGCTTCAAGGAGAGGTTATCGGGATCGGTTTGTTTGCAGAGGTTGAAGAGTGCCTCTGCGTGGGAACGCTGTTCGTTGGAGGATGACATCAGGTGCGAGATCAGCGTCTCGAAAGCCGTTGGATCGGCACCGAGGATGGCGGCCACCTGCGATTGCTGCACCCCGGGATCCATGGCGGCGAagagaaaaaattgaagatGATGAGCGGCGACGAACACGCGCTGTTAGGGTTTTTATTGATGATGAGAGACTCGCGTCGCCACTCTCTTCTCCCTCGGGGTGTGTGAGTTTGTGTGTCGTTTATATATATACTGGTGAGTTTGCTGTTTTGTGTTGTTACTTGGCTTATGGGTGATAATATAAGTGCGAAAAGGGTTAGGTTACCGTGCACAGGAGTGGGGCTAATTAGGGCAACCACATGAATTTTATTAGCTGTGTTTTGTTTTCAAGGTCATGAATCATCATTAGCCTGTGCTTTTCtgctcttcttttttttccaccattgcttaaatttaatttattacatgtATCTATGTTTAAAATGTCTCCATGATTGGTCCTTTAAGTTAGTTAATGTAATAGTTTTAAgggttactttttttttttaattttaatgattttgtaaACGGTTTTAGGTGTTGACAATTTTTTACCTCTTCTATTCTTATCATTTTTTAGTTTCCATTCTTTTGAAAAACTACTTATAAagattgaaattattttgactgcataattataataatcaataaaaattaaaatattttataacaactttaatttataattttacttctattttttatgaaaaattacaaatatttctacatataatgataatattataaaatataataaataaaaaattatgtcaatatatcaatatattttatgtatatcaattacttttttaaatagtatacttataacatttctaattaaattttaatttttactatcataaaaaatagaaacGCATAGTCAGTGATGCATGTCCTTCcgattgtattttttaataaatattaatatattgtaaGTAAACTACAATTAAAccgtaaaataatttttaaatggaATATTTGTGTTGTTAGTTGGTGGTTAATCATAGTTAAACATGTATATTGTACTTAAGTATACTAAGTGGTTCCCTTTGTTATTTGAGGTTTTTAGTcttaaaat contains:
- the LOC114176012 gene encoding importin-5 gives rise to the protein MDPGVQQSQVAAILGADPTAFETLISHLMSSSNEQRSHAEALFNLCKQTDPDNLSLKLAHLLHSSPHHEGRAMSAILLRKQLTRDDSYLWPRLSPQTQSSLKSLLLSSIQTENSKSISKKLCDTISELASGILPDNDWPELLPFMFQCVSSDSPKLQESAFLIFAQLSQYIGDSLTPHIKHLHDIFLQCLTNPSVNPDVRIAALNAVINFIQCLSGSADRDRFQDLLPAMMRTLTEALNSGQEATAQEALELLIELAGTEPRFLRRQLVDVVGAMLQIAEAESLEEGTRHLAIEFVITLAEARERAPGMMRKLPQFISRLFAILMKMLLDIEDDPAWHSAETEDEDAGETSNYSVGQECLDRLSISLGGNTIVPVASEQLPAYLAAPEWQKRHAALIALAQIAEGCSKVMIKNLEQVVAMVLNSFPDQHPRVRWAAINAIGQLSTDLGPDLQVKYHQGVLPALAGAMDDFQNPRVQAHAASAVLNFSENCTPDILTPYLDGIVSKLLVLLQNGKQMVQEGALTALASVADSSQEHFQKYYDAVMPYLKAILINATDKSNRMLRAKSMECISLVGMAVGKEKFRADAKQVMEVLMSLQVSQLETDDPTTSYMLQAWARLCKCLGQDFLPYMEFVMPPLLKSASLKPDVTITSADSDNDIEDSDDESMETITLGDKRIGIKTSVLEEKATACNMLCCYADELKEGFFPWIDQVAGILVPLLKFYFHEEVRKAAVSAMPELLRSAKLAIEKGQSLGRDLSYLKFLSDSVIPSLVEALHKEPDTEICASMLDSLNECLQISGMLLDESQVKSVVDEIKQVITASSSRKRERAERTQAEDFDAEEGELIKEENEQEEEVFDQVGEILGTLIKTFKASFLPFFDELSSYLTPMWGRDKTPEERRIAICIFDDVAEQCREAAIKYYDTYLPFLLEACNDETPDVRQAAVYGLGVCAEFGGSVFKPLVGEALSRLNAVIQHPNALHADNVMAYDNAVSALGKICQFHRDSIDSAQVVPAWLNCLPIKGDLIEAKVVHDQLCLMAERSDRELLGPNNQYLPKIVAVFAEVLCAGKDLATEQTAGRMVNLLRQLQQTLPPSTFASTWSSLQPQQQIALQSILSS